The following nucleotide sequence is from Peribacillus sp. ACCC06369.
TGATCAAAAACTTCTGAAGCGATTGAAACGGATTTAATTTTATTTAATTTCATTGCATCCATTTGCCCTCCTTTTTGTAAATTAAACTCATTATATGCCATATTGTATACAATACACAATATATTTATTTTATAATTCTGAATTTTTTATTAATAATTTCAGTTACCAAAAAACCCGTGCCACTCAAAACTTTTTACATTTGAAAAACCGGAACAATATTTTGAATTGGAGAAGTTACTGTGTCCTTTTCTTTCCTTTAAATTTGCCTATAATTAAAACCTTTTTAAAGAGTGCTTATGTTTAAATATGGGCAGTTCTCTTCTATCATCTATTTTTGGAATTCGACCTTTTTTATACAGAATCCCCACTCACCAACTTTGTTAAGTCAATAAATGAAGTTTTGAATACTATTTACAGGAGAATGAACTTCCTAGGTCTGCGAACTGAGTAATAATGGTATCACCTCCACCAAAAGTGAAGAAACAGGTTTAGGCCTAAAACAAATATTCACAACGATACATAAACTTGGAGGAAATATGTTCATCCTCTCTTCTTCATTTCACCACGGTATATGAAGGAAAAAAGCATTTCATGCCCAACTAATTACACCTTTTGTCATAATTTTGTTGTGATAAAAACCAGCTGGACTAAAAACTTGCGTGTTTAAACGCGTCTGCCGGTTGAAGATTCCCCTTTCGAAACCTTGCCAGAATCCTAATTGCTACAATGATAGAAAAAGGAACCAATGAAATCTGTCAATTATGAATTGACTGAATTTTCAGCGTGTGATAAAGTTGTTGGTATACCACATACCAAGAGGAGGAAAAATGAAAAAAATAGAGCCAGTTATGCCGTTAAGAGATATAGCTTTTGAGGCAATCAAAAAATCAATTTTGAATTACGAACTTCTACCGGGTCAAGCCATTTTTGAAAGAGATCTAAGTGAAAAGTTAGGTGTAAGTAGGACTCCTGTAAGAGAATCCCTGTCGTTGTTAGAAAGAGAAAAATGGATAATTTCAAAACCACGGGTTGGTACGTTTATTAATGAAATTACCGAGGAAAATGTAATGGAAGTAATGGAAATTCGAATGATTATTGACCGATTCTCATTAGAAAAAATGTGTGGAAATATTACTCTAGAACAAATAAAAGTATTGGAAGGTTACATTGAGGAGCAAGAAAAAAATAAAACAGATCACCAAAGATTTATTGAATTAGATAAAGAGTTCCATTCTGAAATTGTATTTTTAACTAAAAATCAGCGGTTAGAAAAATGGTTTGAGGAAATTGGTGATCAGATTAGATGGTTTGGGTTAAAAGCCATAACTGAGAAGTCGCGTATTGAGGAAACAATATCTGAACATAAAGCAATTGTGCAGGGTTTAAAATCACAAGATATTAATCAACTTCTGGTTGCATCAAATAACCATGTGGAAAATACCAAAAATGAAATCATTAATCAATTGAGGAGGAATTCAAATGAGAAAAGTAATTAATTTGCATCTTTCTA
It contains:
- a CDS encoding GntR family transcriptional regulator; this encodes MKKIEPVMPLRDIAFEAIKKSILNYELLPGQAIFERDLSEKLGVSRTPVRESLSLLEREKWIISKPRVGTFINEITEENVMEVMEIRMIIDRFSLEKMCGNITLEQIKVLEGYIEEQEKNKTDHQRFIELDKEFHSEIVFLTKNQRLEKWFEEIGDQIRWFGLKAITEKSRIEETISEHKAIVQGLKSQDINQLLVASNNHVENTKNEIINQLRRNSNEKSN